Genomic window (Streptomyces sp. NBC_00078):
AAGAGGCCACGTGCGCCAGGGTCTCGCGGGCGTCGCGATAGAAATCCCGGGCGACGCCCGGATAGGTGACCACTTCCGTGTGGGCCGGCGAGCCGCCCAGGTACGAGCCCAGCCTGGCCAGGACGTCCGCAGGGGCACCGGGGTCCTGCTGACCGAACAGTCCGAGCCACGGCGTCCGGACGTGCCGGGCTACTTGGGTCAGCGGCGGCAGGGCGTCGGACCATGCGTCCGCCACTCCGGACGGGGCGATGCTCACCGCCGCGCCGAGTGCGAACTCGGCGGTGGCCAAGAGTGCGGTCCGGCCCCCGAAGCCGTAGCCGACGAGGCCCACCTGCACCGGCGACCAGCCGCGTTCACCCAACCGCCCCAACAGCACGGCGACGTCGCTCACCAGATCCCGGTCGGTCGTGCCGGTCGGGTCGCCACCGGTGGGCGACAGGTCGACGGCGACGGACTCGTATCCGTGCTCGGCCAGTCCGTTCATGAACCCGGCGGCGTCCCGTTCCAGGGCGCCGGCGTCGCAGAGCACGATCGCCGCGCCTCTCGGGACACCGCCGAGCTCGATCCGGGCCACCGGCAGCGACCTACCTGATCCATGCCTGAACGAGTCCTCCGCAACACTCGGCTCGATCCGCGGAAATGCGATGTCCATGCGCATGTACCTCCATGGCGGCCACGTTCTATGGCTCACGCAACTTGCTCTTGAGTACTTTTCCCGAGGCGTTCCTCGGGAGCTGCGCCACGAAATCCACCACGGTCGGGCTCTTGTAGCCCGCGAGGTATTCCTTGGCGTACGAAATGACCTCGCCCTCTGTCAGCGAGGGCTGTGCGGGCGCCCGTACGACGACGGCCCGCACCGTCTCGCCCCACCGGCGGGAGGGGGCCCCGATCACCGCGACCTCGGCGATCCCCGGGTGAGTCGAGAGGACGTGCTCCACCTCGGTCGGGTACACGTTCTCGCCGCCCGTGATGATGACGTCCTTGAGCCGGTCGCACAGATGGAGATAGCCACCGCGCAGGAACCCGGCGTCGCCGGTGCGCAGGAACCCGTCCGGGGCGAGAACATGTGCCGTCTCCTCCGGGGCCTCCCAGTACGCGGACATCGCCGTCGGTGTCTTCGCCCAGACCTCGCCCACCACGCCTTCGGCGACGTCCTTCTCCGTCAGGGGATCGACGACCCGTACCGTCACTTCGGGAAGTGGGAGCCCGGCCGAGCCCAGTCTGCCGTCGGTGTCGGCCAGATCGTGGTCCTCGGGAGGCAGCACCGTGATGCCGATGGTCTCCGTCGAGCCGTAGAACTGGAGGAACTTGCAGCGGAAGCGGCGCAGGCAGGTCCGCAGCAGGTCGGGGTCCATGGGAGAGCCGGCATAGGCGATGGTGTCGAGGGCGGAGAGGTCGTAGTGGTCGACGTCCTCGTCCTGGAGGGCCTGCAGAACCGCGGGCACGACCATGGTCGTGGTCACCCGGTGGCGTTCCACGACTTCCAGCACCGAGCGGGGTTTGGCATCGGCGGACAGCACGCAGTGGGCCCCGACGGCCAGTGCCGCGATCGCTGTGTTCAGCCCTGCGGCGTGGAAGAGGGGAAGCGCCGCCAGCAGAACGGATTCTTGGGTGACGCCCATGACGCCGGCGGCGCTGAACGTCGCGCGCAGGGCCCGGCCGTCGAACAGCGCGGCCTTGGGCACTCCGGTCGTGCCGGAGGTGTACATCATGAACGCGGGATCGGAGTCCGTGGTCACGGCAGGGGGCTCCTGCGGGTCCCGGCAGAGAAGCCATTTCTCGTAGTCGTCGGTCTCGTCCCCGATGACCACGACGGTTTCCACCGTCGTAAGCTCGTCCCGGACGGGGGTGAGCTTGCCGACGAGATCCTCCGAGACGAACAGCACTCTGGGGCGCGCGTTGTTGACCACGAAGAGCAACTCCGGCGGGGCGAGCCGCCAGTTCGCGGCGACGCTCACCCAACCCGCCATCGACGCACCGAACAGGACCTCGAAGAACTCGGGCCTGTTGCGGCCCAGGTAGAGCACCCGCTCTCCCGCACCCGGCGCGGAACCGGCGAGCCCCTGTGCGACACGGCAACTGCGTTCGTACACCTCGCGCCAGTTCCGGGTCACACCGTCGTAGGTGAGACAGGCAGCTTCGGGTGTGCGTGTCGCCCACGTGCGGCAGATCGCCGCAAGTGCGGCCGTATCTTCGGGAATGTGCGTCATTTGTACGTGATTCCGTACGGGCTGTCGCCCACCAGACGCTTTTCGGCGAACTCCCGTATCTCCGCCTCGGTGCACCCGAGTTCGGTCAGCACGGCCTCGTTGTCCTGGCCGAACAGCGGGGCGGGGCCCACGGCCGGCGGACGGGGGGCGTGGGAGAAGCGCATGGCCGGTGCGAGGTGTCGCACCGTACCGGCGACCGCATGGTGCACCGGGAACGGCCGCTGCCGATGAACGAGTTGAGGGTGGTCGGCGAGATCCAGACCGACGGCCATGACGGCCGCGGGCACCCCCGCGGAACGAAGGGCCGCCACGATCTTTTCGGCGGGCTCCCCGGCACACGCGTGGGCAAGGCCGTCGTCGAGCTGCGCATGCCGTTCGCGGCGTCCTTCGGCCGTCGCGAACTCCGCGTCGGCGGCCCAGTCGTCGCGGCCCAGGACACGGCACAGGGCTATCCACTGGGCGTCGGTCGTGACGGAGATCGCGATCCAGTCGTCGTCGGCGCACGGGTACATCCCCTGCGGGATCGCGAGCGGGGATCTGTTACCGGCACGTGTGCGCGGCTCTCCAGTGGCCGACGCTTCGATCACCGGGCGGGCGGTCAGCTGTATGGCGACATCGCCCAGCGCCAGCTCCGCGCACACGGCCTCGCCGGTACGGCGGCGCCGCCGGATCGCCGTCAGCAGTACCAACGACGCCAGGTGCGCGGAGAACGGGTCGGTGACCGTGCCGGTGACAACCGGTTCGCCGTCCTCGTACCCGGTCATCTGGGTGACCCCTGCGGCCGCTTCGGCGGTGTAGGTGAACCCCGGGCGGTTGTGCCAGCTGCCCGTGAGCCCCCATGCGGGCATGCGGACGACGATGAGGTCCGGGTTGACCTCGCGCATACCGTCGAAGTCCAGTCCCCGGTCGTCAAGCACGCGAGGCGTGTAGTTCTCCAGCACCACGTGCGCGGTGGCGATCAACCGCTTTGCCAGGTCCAGGCCCTTGGCGCCGGAGAGGTCCAGTGTGACCTCCCGCTTGCCGATGTTGGGGCCGAGGAAGGGGCCCGCGCGCTCCCACGAGCGGTTCACGGTCATGGGATTGCCCGAGAAGCGCATGGCGTCGGGGCGGTTCACCGCCTCCACCTTGATCACCTCGGCGCCCAGGGAGGCGAGATGGGCCGTGGCCAGGGGCCCCGCCTGGAAGGTGCCGAACTCCACGACGCGCAGGCCCTTCAGAGGCTGCGCGGGGTCCGCCTCGGCAGTGGCCGCAGCGGGAGTCCGCACGCTCGGGCGCGAGATCCGGAACGGCGGTGCAGGCTGTAGGAAGCCGGCTTCCGGATGCCGTACGAAGGAGTTCCGCTCGGCGTACGGCGCCAGCTCGGCGACCGTGTCGGGCGAGGTCAGCGGGACCACGGGCACACGGTGGAGCACACCGAGCTCGGTCAGCTCCTCGACCGTGTGGCGCTCGGTGAACCGCCGGACCAACGAGGTGATCTCGGTGCCGTTGTACAGCCGGTCCGAGACCATGTCGAACCGGGAGTCGTCCAGTTCGGGCACCCTCGCCATCTCCTTGAACGCCTTCCACTGCGCGTCCGTGACGGCGACGACGCACACCCAGCCGTCCTTCGCGCGTTCGACACCGGGAACGGGGTTCTGCGGGATCGGGTAGCGCGTGTGGGGAGAGAGCTGGGAGAACAGCCAGGGGAACTGGAGCAGTCCGACCAGCGCCTCGAAACGCGAGACGTCGACGTCGATCGCCGAGGCCGCCCCGGCCTCGGTGCTCAACAGCGCTGACACCGCACCCACGGCCGCGCACGCTCCGGCCGTGAGCTCGCCAAACTCCACGCCGCTGGCGACCGGCGCACGGTCCCCTCTGGGGTGGAGCACGGTGAGGCCGGCCTCGGCCTGGAGTGTGAACTCGGTCGCCGGCAACTTGGCGAACGGGCCGTCGAGCCCGTAGTCGGAAACGGTGACCACGACCAGCCGCGGATTCTCCCTGCGCAGGGCTTCCGCCAGCGCCCGGAATCCCGGCAGGTCGTCGTCGCAGATCACGACGGCCGGGCCGGTCGCGAGTTCCGGCACCAGCCGGGCGACGGCGGTCCTGGCGTCCGCGAGTTCATCGGAGTCGCACCGCACCACGCGCTTGCCCTGGTGCAGATGACTCACGTAGGCCTCGTATCCGGCGTCCTGCGCCGTCGGCCGTTCGCCGGCACGCGGCTCAAGGCGCACCACGCGGGCGCCGACATCGGCTAGTCCCGTACTTCGCGGGTCGTTGAATCGGTTGGAGTAGAGGGTTCGGTCGTATCCGGGTCGGGGCTGTGGGCGTTAGCCGGGTGTGTCGATGATTTCCCGGTCCCCGCGGCCTCGGTCCCAGCGTCAGCGCCTTGAGTGCGTGGTGACGTCTGTGGTGGAGAAGCGTCTGGGCGCTCTGCCTGTCGCTGCCGAGTTTCTGCGCCGGCTGGACGTGGCGGGGATCGTCGACGGGTTGTGCCCGTCCGCGCCGAGCGCGCACCTGACGCACGGGCAGGTCATCGAGGCGCTGGTCGCGAACCGGCTGACCTCGCCGATACCGCTGTTCCGGGTCGGCGACTGGGCCCGGACCTGGGCGGTGGAGGAGGTCCTGGGCATCGAGGCGGGCTTGCTCAACGACGACCGCCTCGCGCGGGCACTGGATGCGATCGCCCCGAAGCTGGAGCAACTCGCGGGCACGGTCGGCGCGCGGGCGATCACCGAGTTCGGCATCGACGTGTCGCGGTTGCACTGGGACATGACGTCCATGTCCGTCCACGGGGCCTACCCGCTGGAAGATCAGGACGACGCGTTCCCGGTGATCAAGCACGGGCATCCCAAGGACCGCCGGGTGGACCTGAAGCAGGTCCAGGCCGGGCTCGCGGTCACCGGTGACGGCGGCATCCCGGTCCACGCCCGGGTCTTCGGCGGGGGCGCGGCCGAGGTGTCCCAGGTCGT
Coding sequences:
- a CDS encoding dienelactone hydrolase family protein; the encoded protein is MARIELGGVPRGAAIVLCDAGALERDAAGFMNGLAEHGYESVAVDLSPTGGDPTGTTDRDLVSDVAVLLGRLGERGWSPVQVGLVGYGFGGRTALLATAEFALGAAVSIAPSGVADAWSDALPPLTQVARHVRTPWLGLFGQQDPGAPADVLARLGSYLGGSPAHTEVVTYPGVARDFYRDARETLAHVASFDAWQRTIEWLDRRVVPRPTPLAAEWQRRVASAARA
- a CDS encoding AMP-binding protein, translated to MTHIPEDTAALAAICRTWATRTPEAACLTYDGVTRNWREVYERSCRVAQGLAGSAPGAGERVLYLGRNRPEFFEVLFGASMAGWVSVAANWRLAPPELLFVVNNARPRVLFVSEDLVGKLTPVRDELTTVETVVVIGDETDDYEKWLLCRDPQEPPAVTTDSDPAFMMYTSGTTGVPKAALFDGRALRATFSAAGVMGVTQESVLLAALPLFHAAGLNTAIAALAVGAHCVLSADAKPRSVLEVVERHRVTTTMVVPAVLQALQDEDVDHYDLSALDTIAYAGSPMDPDLLRTCLRRFRCKFLQFYGSTETIGITVLPPEDHDLADTDGRLGSAGLPLPEVTVRVVDPLTEKDVAEGVVGEVWAKTPTAMSAYWEAPEETAHVLAPDGFLRTGDAGFLRGGYLHLCDRLKDVIITGGENVYPTEVEHVLSTHPGIAEVAVIGAPSRRWGETVRAVVVRAPAQPSLTEGEVISYAKEYLAGYKSPTVVDFVAQLPRNASGKVLKSKLREP
- a CDS encoding CoA transferase, which translates into the protein MVRLEPRAGERPTAQDAGYEAYVSHLHQGKRVVRCDSDELADARTAVARLVPELATGPAVVICDDDLPGFRALAEALRRENPRLVVVTVSDYGLDGPFAKLPATEFTLQAEAGLTVLHPRGDRAPVASGVEFGELTAGACAAVGAVSALLSTEAGAASAIDVDVSRFEALVGLLQFPWLFSQLSPHTRYPIPQNPVPGVERAKDGWVCVVAVTDAQWKAFKEMARVPELDDSRFDMVSDRLYNGTEITSLVRRFTERHTVEELTELGVLHRVPVVPLTSPDTVAELAPYAERNSFVRHPEAGFLQPAPPFRISRPSVRTPAAATAEADPAQPLKGLRVVEFGTFQAGPLATAHLASLGAEVIKVEAVNRPDAMRFSGNPMTVNRSWERAGPFLGPNIGKREVTLDLSGAKGLDLAKRLIATAHVVLENYTPRVLDDRGLDFDGMREVNPDLIVVRMPAWGLTGSWHNRPGFTYTAEAAAGVTQMTGYEDGEPVVTGTVTDPFSAHLASLVLLTAIRRRRRTGEAVCAELALGDVAIQLTARPVIEASATGEPRTRAGNRSPLAIPQGMYPCADDDWIAISVTTDAQWIALCRVLGRDDWAADAEFATAEGRRERHAQLDDGLAHACAGEPAEKIVAALRSAGVPAAVMAVGLDLADHPQLVHRQRPFPVHHAVAGTVRHLAPAMRFSHAPRPPAVGPAPLFGQDNEAVLTELGCTEAEIREFAEKRLVGDSPYGITYK